A genomic segment from Anaeromyxobacter sp. encodes:
- a CDS encoding phenylalanine--tRNA ligase subunit beta, which translates to MRISLAWLSQYVDLPSPEALARGLTAVGLEVEAVERTGQGLAGVVVARVLASEKHPDAEKLSVTSIDGGGGAPLQVVCGAKNYAVGDLVPLATVGTTLPGGLKIEKARLRGVESFGMLCSARELGLEADASGLLILPAGLSPGTPIAAALGLEDVLLEVNVTPNRPDCLSHIGLAREVAALLGQPVRPPPAAVREGGAPAAEAVQVRIEAPDRCARYAARVIEGVTIGPSPAWLARRLEACGVRSISNVVDATNFVLLELGHPLHAFDLDRVAGAQIVVRTARPGETITTLDGKERALEPTDLLIADRDRGSALAGVMGGSVSEISAATTRVLLESAWFAPGTIRRTSRRQGLKSEASYRFERGADPGMVLPALDRCAALIAELAGGTVRPGVVDCLARPAAAGQVRLRWGRPAELLGMPFSREEASRILGGLGFRELAADAEGATFSVPSWRVDVSIEEDLVEELVRTRGYDAIPETLPPSAVGTPVEAPEARVVARLREALEAAGFSEAVNFSFVAEPDLAPLRYHLATGDGSGRALGIALQNPISADLALMRTSLVPSLLKNAARNRAQRVDDLRLYELARVYHPAPVEAEGDAPTLEDLRVAGVLVGRRAPAGWTGGADAVDFYDAKAAAEAVLQGLGVAGARWEAGGEGWLHPRVAATVRAADGEAFGWVGELHPRVAEAFDLPRGVLAFELRVEALVRHGAPVPRHHPIPSLPAVLRDLAVVVDEAVTAEQVLAAVRAEPLVDDATLFDVYRGAPIPAGKKNLALAIRYRAPDRTLTDPEAEAAHQRILGRLAGELGAELRG; encoded by the coding sequence ATGCGGATCTCCCTGGCCTGGCTGTCGCAGTACGTGGACCTGCCCTCGCCCGAGGCGCTGGCGCGCGGCCTCACGGCGGTGGGGCTCGAGGTCGAGGCCGTGGAGCGGACCGGCCAGGGGCTGGCCGGCGTGGTGGTGGCGCGGGTCCTCGCCTCCGAGAAGCACCCCGACGCCGAGAAGCTCTCGGTCACCTCCATCGACGGCGGCGGCGGCGCGCCGCTCCAGGTGGTCTGCGGCGCCAAGAACTACGCGGTGGGCGACCTGGTCCCGCTCGCCACCGTCGGGACCACGCTGCCGGGCGGCCTGAAGATCGAGAAGGCCAGGCTCCGCGGGGTGGAGTCCTTCGGCATGCTCTGCTCGGCCAGGGAGCTCGGCCTCGAGGCCGACGCCAGCGGCCTGCTCATCCTGCCGGCGGGCCTCTCGCCAGGCACCCCCATCGCCGCGGCGCTGGGCCTGGAGGACGTGCTCCTCGAGGTCAACGTCACGCCCAACCGGCCCGACTGCCTCTCGCACATCGGCCTGGCCCGCGAGGTGGCGGCGCTGCTCGGCCAGCCGGTCCGGCCGCCCCCGGCCGCCGTGCGGGAGGGCGGCGCCCCGGCCGCCGAGGCCGTCCAGGTCCGCATCGAGGCGCCGGACCGCTGCGCCCGCTACGCGGCGCGGGTCATCGAGGGCGTCACCATCGGCCCCTCGCCGGCCTGGCTGGCCCGGCGGCTCGAGGCCTGCGGGGTGCGCTCCATCTCCAACGTGGTGGACGCCACCAACTTCGTGCTGCTGGAGCTGGGCCACCCGCTGCACGCCTTCGACCTCGACCGGGTGGCGGGCGCCCAGATCGTGGTCCGCACCGCCCGGCCCGGCGAGACCATCACCACGCTCGACGGCAAGGAGCGGGCCCTCGAGCCCACCGACCTGCTCATCGCCGACCGCGACCGGGGCAGCGCCCTGGCCGGCGTCATGGGCGGCAGCGTCTCCGAGATCTCCGCCGCCACCACCCGGGTGCTGCTGGAGTCGGCCTGGTTCGCCCCCGGCACCATCCGCCGCACCTCGCGCCGGCAGGGGCTGAAGAGCGAGGCCTCCTACCGCTTCGAGCGCGGCGCCGACCCGGGCATGGTGCTGCCCGCCCTGGATCGCTGCGCCGCCCTCATCGCCGAGCTGGCCGGCGGCACCGTCCGCCCCGGCGTGGTGGACTGCCTGGCCCGGCCGGCCGCGGCCGGCCAGGTGCGCCTGCGCTGGGGCCGCCCGGCCGAGCTGCTGGGCATGCCGTTCTCCCGTGAGGAGGCCAGCCGCATCCTGGGCGGCCTGGGCTTCCGCGAGCTGGCCGCCGACGCCGAGGGGGCCACCTTCTCGGTGCCCAGCTGGCGCGTCGACGTCTCCATCGAGGAGGACCTGGTCGAGGAGCTGGTGCGCACCCGCGGCTACGACGCCATCCCCGAGACGCTGCCGCCCAGCGCGGTGGGCACCCCCGTCGAGGCCCCCGAGGCCCGCGTGGTGGCCCGCCTCCGCGAGGCGCTCGAGGCGGCCGGCTTCAGCGAGGCGGTCAACTTCAGCTTCGTGGCCGAGCCCGACCTGGCGCCGCTGCGCTACCACCTGGCCACCGGCGACGGCTCCGGCCGGGCCCTCGGCATCGCCCTGCAGAACCCCATCAGCGCCGACCTGGCGCTCATGCGCACCAGCCTGGTGCCCTCGCTCCTCAAGAACGCGGCGCGCAACCGGGCGCAGCGCGTCGACGACCTGCGGCTCTACGAGCTGGCCCGGGTCTACCACCCGGCGCCGGTCGAGGCCGAGGGCGACGCCCCCACGCTGGAGGACCTGCGGGTCGCCGGCGTGCTGGTGGGGCGCCGCGCCCCGGCCGGCTGGACCGGCGGCGCCGACGCGGTCGACTTCTACGACGCCAAGGCGGCCGCCGAGGCCGTGCTGCAGGGGCTCGGCGTGGCCGGCGCCCGGTGGGAGGCCGGCGGCGAGGGGTGGCTCCACCCGCGGGTGGCCGCCACCGTCCGCGCCGCCGACGGCGAGGCCTTCGGCTGGGTGGGTGAGCTCCACCCGCGGGTCGCCGAGGCCTTCGACCTGCCGCGCGGCGTGCTGGCCTTCGAGCTGCGCGTCGAGGCCCTGGTGCGCCACGGCGCGCCGGTGCCGCGCCACCACCCCATCCCCTCGCTCCCGGCCGTGCTGCGCGACCTGGCGGTGGTGGTGGACGAGGCGGTCACCGCCGAGCAGGTCCTGGCGGCGGTGCGCGCCGAGCCGCTGGTGGACGACGCCACGCTCTTCGACGTCTACCGCGGCGCGCCCATCCCGGCCGGCAAGAAGAACCTGGCGCTGGCCATCCGCTACCGCGCCCCGGACCGGACGCTCACCGACCCCGAGGCCGAGGCGGCCCACCAGCGCATCCTGGGGCGGCTGGCGGGCGAGCTCGGCGCCGAGCTGCGGGGGTAG
- the pheS gene encoding phenylalanine--tRNA ligase subunit alpha has translation MADLLGQLEALAAGARAACAAAGDEKALEELRVRFLGKKGELSAVLRGMGALPAEERPRVGEVANRVRDEVEALLSARQATLADAALEAELAGPSIDVTLSGRRPLPRGHRHPLTRAAEEITAIFARLGYEVASGPEVELDWYNFEALNIPADHPARDMQDTFYVDPSTLRAGRATGSVLLRTHTSPVQIRAMQRIGEPPIRIICPGRVYRSDYDQTHSPMFHQVEGLCVDRHVTFADLKGTLAAFARAYFGPGTRTRFRPSYFPFVEPGAEVDVSCSICGGSGRKDGRRCGTCKETGWLEVLGAGMVHPKVLENGGIDPARHTGFAFGMGVERMAMLKYGIDDLRLFFDNDLRFLGQF, from the coding sequence GTGGCCGACCTGCTCGGACAGCTCGAGGCGCTCGCCGCCGGGGCCCGCGCCGCGTGCGCGGCCGCCGGCGACGAGAAGGCGCTCGAGGAGCTGCGCGTCCGCTTCCTCGGCAAGAAGGGCGAGCTCTCCGCGGTCCTGCGCGGCATGGGCGCCCTCCCGGCCGAGGAGCGCCCGCGCGTCGGCGAGGTCGCCAACCGCGTCCGCGACGAGGTCGAGGCGCTCCTCTCGGCGCGCCAGGCCACCCTGGCGGACGCGGCGCTGGAGGCCGAGCTGGCCGGCCCCTCCATCGACGTCACGCTCTCCGGGCGCCGCCCGCTGCCGCGCGGCCACCGTCACCCGCTGACGCGGGCCGCCGAGGAGATCACCGCCATCTTCGCGCGCCTCGGCTACGAGGTGGCCAGCGGGCCGGAGGTCGAGCTCGACTGGTACAACTTCGAGGCGCTCAACATCCCGGCGGACCACCCCGCCCGCGACATGCAGGACACCTTCTACGTGGATCCGTCCACGCTGCGGGCCGGCCGGGCCACGGGGAGCGTGCTGCTGCGCACCCACACCTCGCCGGTGCAGATCCGCGCCATGCAGCGCATCGGCGAGCCGCCCATCCGCATCATCTGCCCGGGGCGCGTCTACCGCTCCGACTACGACCAGACCCACTCGCCCATGTTCCACCAGGTCGAGGGGCTGTGCGTCGACCGGCACGTCACCTTCGCGGATCTCAAGGGCACCCTGGCGGCCTTCGCCCGCGCCTACTTCGGTCCGGGCACCAGGACGCGCTTCCGTCCCAGCTACTTCCCCTTCGTCGAACCGGGCGCCGAGGTGGACGTCTCCTGCTCCATCTGCGGGGGCTCCGGCCGCAAGGACGGCCGGCGCTGCGGCACCTGCAAGGAGACCGGCTGGCTGGAGGTGCTGGGCGCCGGCATGGTCCACCCCAAGGTGCTCGAGAACGGCGGCATCGACCCGGCCCGCCACACCGGCTTCGCCTTCGGCATGGGCGTGGAGCGCATGGCCATGCTGAAGTACGGCATCGACGACCTCCGGCTCTTCTTCGACAACGACCTGCGCTTCCTCGGGCAGTTCTGA
- the rplT gene encoding 50S ribosomal protein L20, with translation MRVKKGFKARRRRNRVLKLAKGFRGRRKNCYRRANQAVERALDYATRDRRQKRRDFRALWIVRINAAARLNGTTYSRLVAGLKKAGVVLDRKVLAELALSAPADFAAVVKSARA, from the coding sequence ATGCGCGTCAAGAAGGGTTTCAAGGCCCGCCGCCGCCGTAACCGCGTCCTCAAGCTCGCCAAGGGCTTCCGCGGGCGCCGCAAGAACTGCTACCGCCGCGCCAACCAGGCCGTCGAGCGCGCGCTCGACTACGCCACGCGCGACCGCCGCCAGAAGCGGCGCGACTTCCGCGCCCTCTGGATCGTGCGCATCAACGCCGCCGCCCGGCTCAACGGCACCACCTACTCCCGGCTGGTGGCCGGCCTGAAGAAGGCCGGCGTGGTGCTCGACCGCAAGGTGCTGGCCGAGCTGGCGCTGTCGGCTCCCGCCGACTTCGCCGCCGTCGTCAAGTCCGCCCGCGCCTAG
- the rpmI gene encoding 50S ribosomal protein L35 produces MPKLKTSSAAKKRFVVKKSGAVKFRRAGVRHLATFGKTHKQKVGLRGTSHLDASDAKKIKECFPYAR; encoded by the coding sequence ATGCCCAAGCTCAAGACTAGCAGCGCCGCCAAGAAGCGCTTCGTGGTGAAGAAGAGCGGCGCGGTGAAGTTCCGCCGCGCCGGCGTTCGCCACCTCGCCACCTTCGGCAAGACGCACAAGCAGAAGGTCGGCCTCCGCGGCACCAGCCACCTGGACGCCTCGGATGCCAAGAAGATCAAGGAGTGCTTCCCTTACGCCCGCTAG
- the infC gene encoding translation initiation factor IF-3 gives MNQRDQRTNRDARTNRRIKAREVRVIGSGGEQLGVLTIEQALTKAQEEGMDLVEVSPLAKPPVCKIMDYGKFKYLEKKKQNEAKKNQVVVLLKEVKFRPRTEEHDYNVKIKAVRGFLEDANKARITVMFRGREMTHRELGQKVLQEIIEDLKDVAVIESAPRMEGRQMFMILAPNPRMLQAQRSRAESAAKAAEAAAKAAAAAALAPATAPAPAAAPAPAAPPPEAAPAASEAPAEGGPPAGPAAT, from the coding sequence CTGAATCAGCGGGATCAGCGGACGAACCGGGACGCTCGCACCAACCGGCGCATCAAGGCGCGCGAGGTGCGCGTGATCGGCTCGGGTGGCGAGCAGCTCGGCGTGCTCACGATCGAGCAGGCGCTGACGAAGGCGCAGGAGGAGGGGATGGACCTCGTCGAGGTCAGCCCGCTCGCCAAGCCTCCCGTCTGCAAGATCATGGACTACGGGAAGTTCAAGTACCTCGAGAAGAAGAAGCAGAACGAGGCCAAGAAGAACCAGGTGGTGGTCCTCCTCAAGGAGGTGAAGTTCCGCCCCCGCACCGAGGAGCACGACTACAACGTCAAGATCAAGGCGGTGCGCGGGTTCCTCGAGGACGCCAACAAGGCGCGCATCACCGTCATGTTCCGCGGCCGCGAGATGACCCACCGCGAGCTCGGCCAGAAGGTGCTCCAGGAGATCATCGAGGACCTCAAGGACGTGGCGGTCATCGAGTCGGCGCCCCGCATGGAGGGGCGCCAGATGTTCATGATCCTCGCGCCCAACCCCAGGATGCTGCAGGCCCAGCGCTCCCGCGCCGAGTCGGCCGCCAAGGCCGCCGAGGCCGCCGCCAAGGCCGCCGCGGCCGCCGCCCTGGCGCCGGCCACCGCCCCGGCCCCCGCCGCTGCCCCGGCCCCCGCGGCCCCCCCCCCGGAGGCGGCCCCGGCCGCGTCCGAGGCGCCCGCCGAGGGCGGCCCCCCGGCCGGCCCGGCCGCGACGTAA
- the ilvC gene encoding ketol-acid reductoisomerase, whose amino-acid sequence MATIYYEKDADLGLLKRKKVAVIGYGSQGHAHALNLRDSGVDVRVGLAAGSKSRAKAEGAGLRVVTVAQAASEADVIMVLIPDQTQKRVYDAEIAPHLTKGKALLFAHGFNIHYGQVLPPEDVDVLLVAPKGPGHMVRRQYQDGRGIPGLIAIHQDATGKAKAVGLAYAHGIGCARAGVLETTFKEETETDLFGEQAVLCGGASALVKAGFEVLVEAGYQPESAYFECLHELKLIVDLMYEGGLAWMRHSISDTAEYGDYTRGPRVVPPSTKDEMRKILKEIQSGAFAKEFILENMVGGATMGKFRSTEAAHPIEEVGGRLRGMMSWIREAKKDSSDPGSKPAKTAKTAKVAKVAKVAKAPKKARKA is encoded by the coding sequence GACCTCGGCCTGCTGAAGAGGAAGAAGGTGGCCGTCATCGGCTACGGCTCGCAGGGTCACGCCCACGCGCTCAACCTGCGCGACTCCGGCGTGGACGTCCGGGTGGGGCTGGCCGCCGGCTCGAAGTCCAGGGCCAAGGCCGAGGGCGCGGGCCTGCGGGTGGTCACGGTGGCGCAGGCGGCCAGCGAGGCCGACGTCATCATGGTCCTCATCCCCGACCAGACGCAGAAGCGGGTCTACGACGCCGAGATCGCCCCGCACCTCACCAAGGGCAAGGCGCTGCTCTTCGCCCACGGCTTCAACATCCACTACGGGCAGGTCCTCCCGCCCGAGGACGTCGACGTGCTGCTGGTGGCCCCCAAGGGCCCTGGCCACATGGTGCGCCGGCAGTACCAGGACGGCCGCGGCATCCCCGGCCTGATCGCCATCCACCAGGACGCCACCGGCAAGGCCAAGGCGGTGGGCCTGGCCTACGCCCACGGCATCGGCTGCGCCCGCGCCGGCGTGCTCGAGACCACCTTCAAGGAGGAGACCGAGACCGATCTCTTCGGCGAGCAGGCGGTGCTGTGCGGCGGCGCCTCGGCGCTGGTGAAGGCCGGCTTCGAGGTGCTGGTGGAGGCCGGGTACCAGCCCGAGTCCGCCTACTTCGAGTGCCTGCACGAGCTCAAGCTGATCGTGGACCTGATGTACGAGGGCGGGCTGGCCTGGATGCGTCACAGCATCTCGGACACCGCCGAGTACGGCGACTACACCCGCGGCCCGCGGGTGGTGCCCCCGTCCACCAAGGACGAGATGCGCAAGATCCTCAAGGAGATCCAGTCCGGCGCGTTCGCCAAGGAGTTCATCCTGGAGAACATGGTCGGCGGCGCCACCATGGGGAAGTTCCGCTCCACCGAGGCGGCCCACCCCATCGAGGAGGTCGGCGGTCGGCTGCGCGGCATGATGAGCTGGATCCGGGAGGCCAAGAAGGACTCGTCGGATCCGGGCAGCAAGCCGGCCAAGACCGCCAAGACCGCCAAGGTCGCCAAGGTCGCCAAGGTCGCCAAGGCCCCGAAGAAGGCCAGAAAGGCCTGA